One genomic segment of Bos javanicus breed banteng chromosome 23, ARS-OSU_banteng_1.0, whole genome shotgun sequence includes these proteins:
- the UNC5CL gene encoding UNC5C-like protein — MCSYESSFQPAQFLLLVGVPLASAVLLVQCLRWRCPRRLLGSCWKLESQEEPAPPPTPLPEDESSRAGLPATLQEVATFYQELHTPTQGQTVIRQLMHKLLVFSAREVDHRGGCLMLQDTGISLLIPPGAVSMGRQERVSLTLVWDLTDAPSLSRAQGLVSPVVACGPHGASFLKPCTLTFKHCAQQPSQARAYSSNTALLDAKAWKPLGRPGDHTSRDECRIHLSHFSLYTCVLEAPVGREARKWLQLALFCSPLAPGQSHLQLRVYFLNNTPCALQWAVTNEQPHGGRLRGPCQLFDFTGARGDQCLKLKYISEGWENVDDSSCQLVPHLHIWHGKCPFRSFCFRRKAAKDNEDCSALTNEIIVTMHTFQDGLETKYTEILRFQASEEESWTAPPPVTQPPACNRLPPELFEQLQMLLEPNSITGNDWRRLASHLGLCGMKIRFMSCQRSPAAAILELFEEQNGSLQELHYLMTLMERLDCASVIQNYLNGTQSGSPPRLRAGAQENQGLELDEKL, encoded by the exons ATGTGCTCCTATGAGAGTTCCTTCCAGCCCGCCCAGTTCCTACTGCTGGTGGGGGTTCCGCTGGCGAGCGCAGTGCTCCTGGTCCAGTGCCTTCGATGGCGCTGTCCTCGCCGGCTGCTGGGTTCCTGCTGGAAGCTGGAGAGCCAAGAGGAGCCAGcgccccctcccactcccctacCGGAAGATGAGTCCTCCAGGGCAGGCCTGCCAGCCACGCTGCAGGAGGTGGCCACCTTCTATCAGGAACTGCACACACCCACCCAAGGCCAGACTGTCATCCGGCAGCTGATGCACAAACTGTTGGTGTTTTCCGCTCGAGAGGTGGACCACCGCGGCGGCTGCCTGATGCTCCAGGATACGGGCATTTCCCTGCTCATCCCGCCAG GTGCTGTGTCCATGGGCCGCCAGGAGCGGGTGTCGTTGACCCTGGTGTGGGACCTGACGGATGCCCCCTCGCTGTCCCGGGCTCAGGGGCTGGTGAGCCCCGTGGTGGCGTGTGGCCCCCACGGGGCCTCCTTCCTGAAGCCCTGCACCCTCACCTTCAAGCACTGTGCCCAGCAGCCCAGCCAGGCCCGCGCCTACAGCAGCAACACTGCCCTGCTGGACGCCAAGGCCTGGAAGCCGCTGGGGCGGCCGGGGGACCACACCTCCCGGGATGAATGTCGCATCCACCTCTCCCACTTCAG CCTCTACACCTGTGTGCTGGAGGCGCCGGTGGGCCGGGAAGCCCGAAAGTGGCTGCAGCTGGCCCTGTTCTGCTCGCCGCTGGCCCCGGGGCAGTCCCACCTGCAGCTGCGTGTCTACTTCCTCAACAACACGCCCTGTGCCCTGCAGTGGGCCGTGACCAATGAGCAGCCACACGGTGGACGCCTGCGCGGGCCCTGCCAGCTCTTTGACTTCACCGGGGCCCGAGGGGACCAGTGCCTGAAACTCAAATACATCTCAGAGG GTTGGGAGAACGTGGACGACAGCAGCTGTCAGCTCGTGCCACATCTGCACATCTGGCACGGGAAGTGCCCCTTCCGCTCCTTCTGCTTCCGCAGAAAAGCAG CCAAAGACAATGAGGACTGCTCTGCGCTGACCAATGAGATCATCGTCACGATGCACACCTTCCAGGAT GGCTTGGAGACCAAGTACACGGAAATCCTTAGGTTCCAGGCATCGGAGGAGGAATCCTGGacagccccacccccagtcaCCCAGCCACCCGCCTGCAATAG GCTGCCCCCAGAGCTCTTTGAGCAGCTGCAGATGTTATTGGAGCCAAACAGCATCACTGGCAATGACTGGCGGCGACTGGCCTCCCACCTGGGGCTCTGCGGTATGAAAATCCG GTTCATGTCCTGTCAGCGCAGCCCCGCGGCAGCCATCCTGGAGCTATTTGAGGAGCAGAATGGCAGCCTCCAGGAGCTGCACTACCTCATGACCCTCATGGAGCGGCTGGACTGCGCCTCCGTTATCCAGAACTACCTGAACGGGACGCAAAGCGGCAGCCCACCGCGGCTGCGCGCTGGCGCCCAGGAGAACCAGGGCCTGGAGCTGGACGAGAAGCTCTGA